The following DNA comes from Alienimonas californiensis.
CCCAAGCAGATGGTCTTCTGCGGCATGTACCCGATCGAGGGCCGGGATTTTGAGAAGCTGCGGGACGAGATGCAGAAGCTCGCCTTGAACGACAGCAGCTTTTCCTACGCCCCGGAGACCTCGGACGCCCTCGGCTTCGGCTTCCGCTGCGGCTTCCTGGGGATGCTCCACATGGAGATCGTCCAGCAGCGCCTGGAAAGCGAACAGGACGTCGACCTGATTCAGACGGCCCCCAACGTCACCTACGAGATCATGGAGCGCTCCGGGGAGGTTTATAAGATCGACAACCCGCAGGACGTGCCCGACGCTGGCGTGATCGAGGAGTTCCGCGAGCCGATCGCCCGCGTGAACTTCATCCTCTCCAAGGAGCATATCGGCCCGATCATGCAGCTCTGCTCGGAGCGCCGGGGCGAGTATAAAACGACCGAGTACCTCGGCCCCGACCGGGCCCAGCTGACGTACGAACTCCCGCTGGCGGAGATCGTCTACGACATGTACGACAAGCTGAAGTCCGTCACCAGCGGCTACGGCACGATGGACTACGAGGTGATCGGTTTCAGGCCGGCGGACCTGGTCAAAATGGACATCATGGTCAAGGGCGAGCGCGTCGACGCCCTCGCCACGATCGTCCATAAAATGAACGCCGACAACCGCGGCCGGCAGCTGTGCAAACGTCTCAAAAAGGAGATCAGCAAGCACCAGTTCGAAATCCCGATCCAGGCCGCGATCGGCGGACGAATTATCGCCCGGGAGACGATCAGCGCCTTCCGCAAGAACGTCACCGCCAAATGCTACGGCGGCGACATCAGCCGGAAGCGCAAGCTGCTCCAGAAGCAGAAAGAGGGCAAGAAGCGGATGCGCAGCTTCGGCAGCGTGGAAATCCCCCAGAAGGCCTTCCTCAGCGTGCTGAGCACGGACGAGGATTAACTCTCGCCGCGACCCAGGGTGCCGCCCGTCCCGGGTCGCATTGAGCGGAATCGGTTTGCAGGGCAGCATGCGGAGCGTTCGCCCCGCCGTTTTCCCGCCCCCGCGTCCATGCCGCTGTACCGCATCGCCGACGATCGATTTGCAGACGTGCAGCCGACGACCCTCGCGGCGGCCGGGATTCGGGAGCGGCAGGATCTTCAACGCTTCCTGAAAGACCGGCCTGACGTGCTGGACGGGGAGACGCTGTTCCTCACCGAGGAGGCAAGCGATTGGGCGGACAGCGCCCGTCGCATCGATCTGCTCGGCTTGGATCGTTCAGGGCGAATGGTGGTCGCCGAGTTAAAGCGGGGCGACGGTTCGCATATGGACCTTCAAGCCGTTCGCTACGCGGCTATGGTGTCGAATATGACGTTCGACCGGGCCGTACGTCTGTATGCGGACCGGCGCGGTCAGGGACCGGACGACGAAGACGAGGCGCGGCGAGGTATCCTAGAATTCCTTGGCTGGGAGGAGCCGGACGAGGAGGCGTTCGCTCATGACGTGCGGATCGTGTTGATGAGCGAATCGTTCGATCGAGAGATCACGACGACCGCCCTCTGGCTGAACGAGCGCGGAATTGACGTCCGGTGCATCGAGCTAAAGGCCTACGTCGATCCGTCCGGCGGAACTTTGCTGGACGTCCGGCAAGTGATCCCCCTGCCGAGCGCGGACGACTTCTTGGTGCGTGAGAAGGAAAAGCGAGAGGCGGTCCGAAAGGAGCGGGGAACGCCGACTGCCGAGCAGACGCGCAACCGCCGGTTCTGGGCCTGTCTGATCGAGCACGCCAACGCTGCCGGGCAATTCTCGGACTTTCATGAAGGCGCCAAGCCTCGCTCGGATCGCACGCTGATGAGAACGCGGTGCCTGCCCGTCTCGGACGCCTATATTGGCTACTGGTTTACCAAGACTGGTCGAAACGCCGGCGCTCATATGGGCATGAGCATCGGCGGCAACGGCGGTTCGCATGCAGTCCGATCGGCGCGATTGGCGGCACGGAAAACTGAGATCGAGGCGACGCTCGGCAGCGAGCTGGAGCATTTCGATCAGGACGGCGCCGGCCGCACGAGTTGGATTTATACTCCGGTCCGCGGCGGCAATCTTGAGGACGAGTCGTCGTGGGACGAACTCATCCCCCAGATGACTGACGCGCTCGACCGATTTCGGCGTGCAGTTTATCCACACCTCGACGCGCTCGATCCGCCGGAGGAGTGAACGTTCGGCAGCCGCTTCAAGCCGGTTGAACGCCCCGTTCAGTCGGGACAGACGGGGGCGCTGCTGGTTGATCGCTTCGCCAAAAGGCTGCTAACGCCGCCGGTAATAGCACCAAATCGCCCAGTAGGGCTGCGGCGAGGGTGACGCAGGTGAGTTCGGCGAAGCGGCGGGTGGGGACGAACTCGCTCCACAATAAAACCGAGAGGCCGGCGAGGATCAGGGCGCTGGTCAGCACAATCGCCCGGCCGCTGGCGGCGAGGGCGCCGGTCACGGCGTCCGTCACCGAGCGGCCCGCGGCGACCTCCTCCCGGAAGCGGGCGAGGAAGTGGATTGTGTCGTCCACCGCCACGCCCAGCCCGACGGCGAACACGATCGCGTTGCCGGCGTTCAAATCGAGCCCCCGCAGCCGCATATAACCCAGCGTGAGGATCAGCGGGGTGAGATTGGGAATCATGGCGATCAGCCCTGC
Coding sequences within:
- the lepA gene encoding translation elongation factor 4; this encodes MDPRFIRNFSIVAHIDHGKSTLADQLLLKTGAITEREFKEQLLDDLDVEKERGITVKARTVCLKYKHTDGQMYELNLIDTPGHVDFHYEVSRSLAACEGALLLVDAFQGVQAQTVANAYAAIEQNLEIIPVVNKIDLPVTRIDDVLEEVESILGLDPFGAVRVSAKKGLNIGDCLAAIVERIPAPQGDPADPLRALVFDSKYDSYKGVFTYVRIKEGTVKKGDTIRFMKGGDEHDVIEIGQFAPLRKECKSLGPGQVGYLLTGIKELDKVTIGDTVTHAGRPAKEALPGYQKPKQMVFCGMYPIEGRDFEKLRDEMQKLALNDSSFSYAPETSDALGFGFRCGFLGMLHMEIVQQRLESEQDVDLIQTAPNVTYEIMERSGEVYKIDNPQDVPDAGVIEEFREPIARVNFILSKEHIGPIMQLCSERRGEYKTTEYLGPDRAQLTYELPLAEIVYDMYDKLKSVTSGYGTMDYEVIGFRPADLVKMDIMVKGERVDALATIVHKMNADNRGRQLCKRLKKEISKHQFEIPIQAAIGGRIIARETISAFRKNVTAKCYGGDISRKRKLLQKQKEGKKRMRSFGSVEIPQKAFLSVLSTDED
- a CDS encoding DUF4268 domain-containing protein, translated to MPLYRIADDRFADVQPTTLAAAGIRERQDLQRFLKDRPDVLDGETLFLTEEASDWADSARRIDLLGLDRSGRMVVAELKRGDGSHMDLQAVRYAAMVSNMTFDRAVRLYADRRGQGPDDEDEARRGILEFLGWEEPDEEAFAHDVRIVLMSESFDREITTTALWLNERGIDVRCIELKAYVDPSGGTLLDVRQVIPLPSADDFLVREKEKREAVRKERGTPTAEQTRNRRFWACLIEHANAAGQFSDFHEGAKPRSDRTLMRTRCLPVSDAYIGYWFTKTGRNAGAHMGMSIGGNGGSHAVRSARLAARKTEIEATLGSELEHFDQDGAGRTSWIYTPVRGGNLEDESSWDELIPQMTDALDRFRRAVYPHLDALDPPEE